The SAR202 cluster bacterium genomic interval TCGACTTCCACCCAACCGCCGACGACACCGCCTCTCTACCCGACTCCCTCGGCGGCTGGCCCCCCTTCCCAGATACCGTCCCTGCCCTCAAAGCCCTGAAGCAGCGATTTAAGCTCGCCATCATCTCCAACACCGACCGCGACCTCCTGGCCCTAACCCTCCAGAAGCTTGAAATCGACTTCGACTGGCTCATCACCTCCCAGGACGTAGGCCGCTACAAGCCCTCCCACGAGAACTTCCACTACGCCCTCAAGACCATCGGCCTCCCCAAAACGCAGGTCCTTCACGTCGCCCAGAGCATGTACCACGATATCGCCCCCGCCCGCCAACTCGGCATCGCCACCCTCTGGATCAATCGCGGCGACACCACCCTCACCCCCGACGTGGACGCGGAACCCGACTGGCTAGCCCCCAACCTCACCCAGGCCTCCCGCCTCCTACTGAGCAAAGCCCGGTGATGTCCATTCACAATCCTGGAGTCGCAACGCCGTGCTTGCTGCCATCACCTTCATCCAGGTGGCCACGCTAGGCGCAACTGTCTTCTAGTCCCTTTGCCCTTGATGGGAGAGGATTAAGAGCCTGTCCTGAGGGTATCCGAATGGGTGACGATAAAGGCAGAACGGCACCACGTAACTCGCTTGCAAACGAAAGACCATTGAACTAACATCCCCAATGTTGGAGGTAGACAATAGACCGATGCGTGATACATGGCCAGGGATGACTCGAACGGGAATTGTCAGCCGTACCACCCAGAGCCTGATCCTGACCTTTTTCTTGCTAGTCTCTGCGTGCGCCACTAAGCAGGACCGTTCGGAATCCCAACAGCCGTGTCCTGGCCTCCTCCCCCTACCCGGATTTTCGTCAACACCAACACCTTCTGCACTCCACTACCAGTGGGGTCTCTTATGTTCCGAGGAAGGGAGACACACCGAAGCCGAACTGCAATTCACGCTCTCGATAGCAAAGCATCGTCGCGAAAACGACATCTCCCTCCAAGCTGTGTACAGCGCTAGGGCTATCGCTTATCGCAAACTCGGACGGGATGAACTCTTTCTTGCGGACTGCCAAAAGGTATTCGATCTAAACCCCGGGTACGAAACGCCGACGAAATTGGTGTGGGGAGAGCGCGGGCGAGGCGATGGACAGTTCCGTAACCCTTGGGGTATCGCTTTGGGTGCCAGTGGTGACATCAACGTAGTAGATTCCGACAATGAACGGATTCAAAGATTTGATACCCATGGTAAATTCCTTTCAAAGATCGACCTGCCAGGGAGCCACCTAAAAGGAATTGCCACTGACATGTTGGGTTTCCTGTACGTGACCGATGGGGATTGGGTCCGAAAATTAGGGCCGGATGGTGGCAAAATATTTGCGTTGGGTGGGTACGGGACAGGCAATGGTCAACTTAGCCAGCCATTGGCGATAGCAGTTGATCCAAAGGGAATTATCTATGTGGCGGATACTGGGAATAACAGAATCCAAACGTTTAATGACCGAGGCAGGTTTCTGGATGAATGGGTGTTTCCGGAGTTCTACCCGCGGGCGATCCACATTGCAAACGAAAACGAGATTTGGGTGGGTGGTCAAAAGGGAGTGCTCCAGTTGGACAGTCGAGGAGTGGTAGCCCAAGAA includes:
- a CDS encoding haloacid dehalogenase type II, translated to MNNFSQFQVLTFDCYGTLIDWKSGLRSALIPILRRHGVAISLKRLLQLYGQFERELQSEQPFRDYRSILQSIVLRLGHTLDFHPTADDTASLPDSLGGWPPFPDTVPALKALKQRFKLAIISNTDRDLLALTLQKLEIDFDWLITSQDVGRYKPSHENFHYALKTIGLPKTQVLHVAQSMYHDIAPARQLGIATLWINRGDTTLTPDVDAEPDWLAPNLTQASRLLLSKAR